The Naumovozyma dairenensis CBS 421 chromosome 8, complete genome genomic sequence ACAACGCCAGGAAGGAAAAAGACAAGGaagaaaagatttaatgaatgaatgcTTTATCATACGTTTCTGATAGTTTGGTTCTACCATTACAGCTCttcaaaaagaaagataagAAAGATGCAAGAAATGTTATCGAGAAAAAGGTAGCAGCTGGCGCAGCCACTGAAATCAACCTTGAACAACCCTATGTGGATCGGATAGGGAAACAAGTTGGAACTAAGAAAGCAGAAGAATCTCTGAAAAAACCAACTCCTGGGCTAGAATTtactgataataattttatagTAGAGGAAGAGGGACATTCATCCTTAAATGTAACTGATGACAGAAAAACTAAGAATAATGTTACGAGCATACTGTGGTCGTTCCTACTATTTTTCCCAAAAATACTAATTATAAAGCCTATCTTATTCTTATGGTATATACTAACCTTCCCTTTATCTTTGATTGAGCGTGGTACTAAATACAGAATGCGACCGTTCTCTCAAAGTAAAGATTCATCTCCagaaaaagatgaaactCTGGTGCATAATAATAGCTTTCTTCCAGAGGAACCCTCTAAATTAGATGCCATTAATGAACTCACTGAGGATGATCTGGTTTCAGGAGATGGGatatatttacaaagaGATAATGTGAAAGGTTCTCTTTTAAAGGCCAGCTCTGTACGACAGCCATCTTTATCTCGCTCAATGAAAACAATGGTTAGTAACAACACATCATTTAGTAGTAAAAGAATGGGTAAGTTTTTATTTcctaaaaaattaattccAAAGTCAATTACTCAAACAGAACGTAGGAAAAAATTAGTACTTGATTTAGACGAAACTTTAATTCATTCTATCTCGAGAGGTACGACACATACTAATGTATCACAGGGCCATATTGTCGAAGTGAAATTTTCTAGTAGTGGTGTTTCAATGCTTTATTATGTCCATAAGAGACCATACTGtgattttttcctttctaaAGTTTGTAAATGGTACGATTTGATTATCTTCACTGCGTCGATGAAAGAATATGCTGATCCAGTGATAGATTGGTTAGAAGCATCCTTTCAAGGAACTTTCACTGAAAGATATTATAGAACTGATTGTATTCGAAGAGATGGGGTGGGTTATATCAAAGACCTTACTAtaattaaagatgataGCAATGTATCAGTGCCTCAAACTTCAACCCTTAGCGAAGTTATTATACTGGATAATAGTCCTATAAGTTATGCAATGAATGCGGACAATGCAATCCAGGTGGAAGGTTGGATTAGTGATCCTACAGACACCGCTTTACTAAATTTGCTCCCTTTATTAGAAGCTCTTCGGTATACTACAGATGTTAGGAGTATCTTGGCGTTAAAAAATGGAGAACGGGCATTTTATGCTAATCGCTAGTGCACTACTATAAGCAACTTttctaaaatatatataagcTTCATAAAGCTA encodes the following:
- the NEM1 gene encoding Nem1-Spo7 phosphatase catalytic subunit NEM1 (similar to Saccharomyces cerevisiae NEM1 (YHR004C); ancestral locus Anc_2.530); amino-acid sequence: MNALSYVSDSLVLPLQLFKKKDKKDARNVIEKKVAAGAATEINLEQPYVDRIGKQVGTKKAEESLKKPTPGLEFTDNNFIVEEEGHSSLNVTDDRKTKNNVTSILWSFLLFFPKILIIKPILFLWYILTFPLSLIERGTKYRMRPFSQSKDSSPEKDETLVHNNSFLPEEPSKLDAINELTEDDLVSGDGIYLQRDNVKGSLLKASSVRQPSLSRSMKTMVSNNTSFSSKRMGKFLFPKKLIPKSITQTERRKKLVLDLDETLIHSISRGTTHTNVSQGHIVEVKFSSSGVSMLYYVHKRPYCDFFLSKVCKWYDLIIFTASMKEYADPVIDWLEASFQGTFTERYYRTDCIRRDGVGYIKDLTIIKDDSNVSVPQTSTLSEVIILDNSPISYAMNADNAIQVEGWISDPTDTALLNLLPLLEALRYTTDVRSILALKNGERAFYANR